A region from the Aegilops tauschii subsp. strangulata cultivar AL8/78 chromosome 5, Aet v6.0, whole genome shotgun sequence genome encodes:
- the LOC109735956 gene encoding uncharacterized acetyltransferase At3g50280-like, whose amino-acid sequence MGDVRILSRRMVRPEPTSLRPLEPETIHLTPWDLKNITVEHIQKGILLPKPPTTGGHVDVERLASSFAGAIGRFYPYAGRLVVAVAPQSQSLIISLRCSGEGAEFIHAMAPAVTIADVTASPVVPRVVSSFFPLDRLLGVDAAAGSRPVLAAQVTELADGVFIAVSMNHGIADGTTFWQLFNTWSELSRAGAGDNVINSMPLPVFDRSFLGSCCAVPIPLPFGKLGDVVGQRVHLFPPVQECFIHFSAASVKELKAKANAEMSGSGTGSTISSLQALLAHLWRAVCRARQLSPDQETAYIVLVGFRGRVGGIPASYAGNAVGNATAKSTAGDIVGKGLGWAAWLLNRAVASCDEASTRDKLASWPQEPSFNCLPGFVAAVPTGTFTGSSPRFDVYGNDFGWGAPVAVRSGSGNKVDGKVTVYAGRAGGGSMALEVCLAPEALARLVADGEFMSATSTVE is encoded by the coding sequence ATGGGCGATGTACGAATCCTGTCTCGGCGCATGGTACGGCCGGAGCCAACATCCTTGCGGCCGCTGGAGCCGGAGACCATCCACCTGACTCCATGGGATCTCAAGAATATCACCGTGGAGCACATCCAGAAGGGCATCCTCCTGCCCAAGCCTCCCACCACCGGAGGACACGTCGACGTCGAGCGTCTCGCTTCTTCCTTTGCGGGCGCCATTGGCCGCTTCTACCCTTATGCCGGACgcctcgtcgtcgccgtcgcgCCTCAGAGCCAGAGCCTCATCATTTCGCTCCGCTGCAGCGGCGAGGGCGCCGAGTTCATCCACGCCATGGCACCGGCCGTCACCATCGCCGACGTCACCGCCTCGCCCGTCGTTCCGCGGGTGGTCTCGTCCTTCTTCCCACTCGACAGGCTACTCGGTGTGGACGCCGCTGCGGGCTCGCGCCCGGTCCTGGCGGCGCAGGTCACGGAGCTCGCCGACGGCGTCTTCATCGCCGTGTCGATGAACCACGGCATCGCCGACGGGACAACATTCTGGCAGTTGTTCAACACCTGGTCGGAGCTAAGCCGTGCCGGCGCCGGCGACAATGTCATAAACTCCATGCCGTTGCCGGTCTTCGACAGGAGTTTCCTTGGCAGCTGCTGCGCCGTGCCCATCCCTCTACCCTTCGGGAAACTGGGTGACGTCGTCGGCCAGCGTGTACACTTGTTCCCGCCGGTGCAAGAATGCTTCATCCATTTCTCTGCAGCGAGCGTAAAGGAGCTCAAGGCGAAGGCGAACGCTGAGATGTCCGGCTCCGGCACCGGTAGCACCATCTCCTCGCTGCAGGCCCTCCTCGCGCACCTGTGGCGCGCCGTTTGCCGAGCCCGGCAGCTCTCGCCGGACCAGGAAACAGCGTACATTGTGCTAGTGGGATTCCGTGGACGCGTTGGTGGCATACCGGCATCTTACGCGGGCAATGCTGTGGGGAACGCCACTGCCAAGTCCACCGCCGGCGACATCGTGGGCAAGGGCCTGGGCTGGGCGGCATGGCTCCTGAACCGTGCCGTGGCGTCGTGCGACGAAGCCAGcactagggacaagctcgcgtCCTGGCCCCAGGAGCCTAGCTTCAATTGCCTGCCCGGGTTCGTGGCCGCCGTTCCCACGGGAACGTTCACAGGGAGCTCGCCCAGGTTCGACGTATACGGGAACGACTTCGGGTGGGGCGCGCCGGTTGCCGTCCGGAGCGGCTCGGGGAACAAGGTGGATGGGAAGGTGACTGTGTATGCAGGCCGAGCCGGCGGAGGGAGCATGGCGCTGGAGGTGTGCCTCGCTCCAGAGGCGCTCGCTAGGCTCGTTGCCGATGGGGAGTTCATGAGCGCCACCAGTACCGTTGAATAA